One genomic region from Serinus canaria isolate serCan28SL12 chromosome 7, serCan2020, whole genome shotgun sequence encodes:
- the LOC108961679 gene encoding uncharacterized protein LOC108961679 isoform X8, whose protein sequence is MMELRGTGRNRPGFKAAQHSLTRHKNVPGEPRNPRLVWVGRDLKEHFIPTPCHGRDTSHCPRLLPLPGIQGSPSCSGKAEQQHQGGSAEPTLLGKRVPKETAPASTAKSGGGRIRNVQRHFGISYTIPTGGFAAIPYSPELHLWALLTGRSSHGITPWMQLEGAQGGHPMGSPHGCSWKGPKEVIPWDHPMDAAGRDPRRSSHGITPCMQLEGTQGGHPMGSPHGCSWKGPKEVIPWDHPMDAAGRDPRRSSHGITPCMQLEGTQGGHPMGSPHGCSWKGPKEVIPWDHPMDAAGRDPRSPRCPPRAAELGRNSLYTTLGSPRLEKPSKVTKSKLGPTPPWHPAPSTECHIQPTNTNLGN, encoded by the exons ATGATGGAGTTaagagggacaggcaggaatAGACCTGGCTTTAAGGCAGCTCAGCATTCCTTAACCCGCCACAAAAATGTCCCGGGAGAACCAcggaatcccagactggtttgggttggaagggaccttaaagagcATTTcattccaactccctgccacggcagggacacctcccactgtcccaggctgctcccactgccagggatccagggcagccccagctgctctgggaaggcagagcagcagcaccagggaggaaGTGCAGAGCCCACCCTGCTGGGAAAGCGTGTCCCAAAGGAAacagctccagccagcacagctaAAAGTGGAGGTGGGAGGATAAGGAATGTGCAAAGGCATTTTGGCATCTCCTACACCATCCCAACAGGGGGGTTTGCTGCAATTCCTTATTCCCCAGAACTCCATCTCTGGGCGTTATTGACAGGGAGGTCATCCCATGGGATCACCCCATGGATGCAGCTGGAAGGGGCACAAGGAGGTCATCCCATGGGATCACCCCATGgatgcagctggaagggacccaaggAGGTCATCCCATGGGATCACCCCATGgatgcagctggaagggacccaaggAG GTCATCCCATGGGATCACCCCATGCatgcagctggaagggacccaaggAGGTCATCCCATGGGATCACCCCATGgatgcagctggaagggacccaaggAGGTCATCCCATGGGATCACCCCATGgatgcagctggaagggacccaaggAG GTCATCCCATGGGATCACCCCATGCatgcagctggaagggacccaaggAG GTCATCCCATGGGATCACCCCATGgatgcagctggaagggacccaaggAGGTCATCCCATGGGATCACCCCATGgatgcagctggaagggacccaaggAGCCCCAGATgcccacccagggctgcagagctgggcaggaacTCCCTTTACACAACCCTGGGATCaccaaggctggaaaagccctccaaggtCACCAAGTCCAAGCTGGGCCCGACCCCCCCTTGGCACCCAGCCCcgagcactgagtgccacatccagcccaCAAACACAAACCTGGGAAATTGA
- the LOC108961679 gene encoding uncharacterized protein LOC108961679 isoform X32: MMELRGTGRNRPGFKAAQHSLTRHKNVPGEPRNPRLVWVGRDLKEHFIPTPCHGRDTSHCPRLLPLPGIQGSPSCSGKAEQQHQGGSAEPTLLGKRVPKETAPASTAKSGGGRIRNVQRHFGISYTIPTGGFAAIPYSPELHLWALLTGRSSHGITPWMQLEGAQGGHPMGSPHACSWKGPKEVIPWDHPMDAAGRDPRRSSHGITPWMQLEGTQGGHPMGSPHGCSWKGPKEVIPWDHPMDAAGRDPRSPRCPPRAAELGRNSLYTTLGSPRLEKPSKVTKSKLGPTPPWHPAPSTECHIQPTNTNLGN, encoded by the exons ATGATGGAGTTaagagggacaggcaggaatAGACCTGGCTTTAAGGCAGCTCAGCATTCCTTAACCCGCCACAAAAATGTCCCGGGAGAACCAcggaatcccagactggtttgggttggaagggaccttaaagagcATTTcattccaactccctgccacggcagggacacctcccactgtcccaggctgctcccactgccagggatccagggcagccccagctgctctgggaaggcagagcagcagcaccagggaggaaGTGCAGAGCCCACCCTGCTGGGAAAGCGTGTCCCAAAGGAAacagctccagccagcacagctaAAAGTGGAGGTGGGAGGATAAGGAATGTGCAAAGGCATTTTGGCATCTCCTACACCATCCCAACAGGGGGGTTTGCTGCAATTCCTTATTCCCCAGAACTCCATCTCTGGGCGTTATTGACAGGGAGGTCATCCCATGGGATCACCCCATGGATGCAGCTGGAAGGGGCACAAGGAG GTCATCCCATGGGATCACCCCATGCatgcagctggaagggacccaaggAGGTCATCCCATGGGATCACCCCATGgatgcagctggaagggacccaaggAGGTCATCCCATGGGATCACCCCATGgatgcagctggaagggacccaaggAG GTCATCCCATGGGATCACCCCATGgatgcagctggaagggacccaaggAGGTCATCCCATGGGATCACCCCATGgatgcagctggaagggacccaaggAGCCCCAGATgcccacccagggctgcagagctgggcaggaacTCCCTTTACACAACCCTGGGATCaccaaggctggaaaagccctccaaggtCACCAAGTCCAAGCTGGGCCCGACCCCCCCTTGGCACCCAGCCCcgagcactgagtgccacatccagcccaCAAACACAAACCTGGGAAATTGA
- the LOC108961679 gene encoding uncharacterized protein LOC108961679 isoform X31, whose product MMELRGTGRNRPGFKAAQHSLTRHKNVPGEPRNPRLVWVGRDLKEHFIPTPCHGRDTSHCPRLLPLPGIQGSPSCSGKAEQQHQGGSAEPTLLGKRVPKETAPASTAKSGGGRIRNVQRHFGISYTIPTGGFAAIPYSPELHLWALLTGRSSHGITPWMQLEGAQGGHPMGSPHGCSWKGPKEVIPWDHPMDAAGRDPRRSSHGITPCMQLEGTQGGHPMGSPHGCSWKGPKEVIPWDHPMDAAGRDPRSPRCPPRAAELGRNSLYTTLGSPRLEKPSKVTKSKLGPTPPWHPAPSTECHIQPTNTNLGN is encoded by the exons ATGATGGAGTTaagagggacaggcaggaatAGACCTGGCTTTAAGGCAGCTCAGCATTCCTTAACCCGCCACAAAAATGTCCCGGGAGAACCAcggaatcccagactggtttgggttggaagggaccttaaagagcATTTcattccaactccctgccacggcagggacacctcccactgtcccaggctgctcccactgccagggatccagggcagccccagctgctctgggaaggcagagcagcagcaccagggaggaaGTGCAGAGCCCACCCTGCTGGGAAAGCGTGTCCCAAAGGAAacagctccagccagcacagctaAAAGTGGAGGTGGGAGGATAAGGAATGTGCAAAGGCATTTTGGCATCTCCTACACCATCCCAACAGGGGGGTTTGCTGCAATTCCTTATTCCCCAGAACTCCATCTCTGGGCGTTATTGACAGGGAGGTCATCCCATGGGATCACCCCATGGATGCAGCTGGAAGGGGCACAAGGAGGTCATCCCATGGGATCACCCCATGgatgcagctggaagggacccaaggAGGTCATCCCATGGGATCACCCCATGgatgcagctggaagggacccaaggAG GTCATCCCATGGGATCACCCCATGCatgcagctggaagggacccaaggAG GTCATCCCATGGGATCACCCCATGgatgcagctggaagggacccaaggAGGTCATCCCATGGGATCACCCCATGgatgcagctggaagggacccaaggAGCCCCAGATgcccacccagggctgcagagctgggcaggaacTCCCTTTACACAACCCTGGGATCaccaaggctggaaaagccctccaaggtCACCAAGTCCAAGCTGGGCCCGACCCCCCCTTGGCACCCAGCCCcgagcactgagtgccacatccagcccaCAAACACAAACCTGGGAAATTGA
- the LOC108961679 gene encoding uncharacterized protein LOC108961679 isoform X30 codes for MMELRGTGRNRPGFKAAQHSLTRHKNVPGEPRNPRLVWVGRDLKEHFIPTPCHGRDTSHCPRLLPLPGIQGSPSCSGKAEQQHQGGSAEPTLLGKRVPKETAPASTAKSGGGRIRNVQRHFGISYTIPTGGFAAIPYSPELHLWALLTGRSSHGITPWMQLEGAQGGHPMGSPHGCSWKGPKEVIPWDHPMDAAGRDPRRSSHGITPWMQLEGTQGGHPMGSPHGCSWKGPKEVIPWDHPMDAAGRDPRSPRCPPRAAELGRNSLYTTLGSPRLEKPSKVTKSKLGPTPPWHPAPSTECHIQPTNTNLGN; via the exons ATGATGGAGTTaagagggacaggcaggaatAGACCTGGCTTTAAGGCAGCTCAGCATTCCTTAACCCGCCACAAAAATGTCCCGGGAGAACCAcggaatcccagactggtttgggttggaagggaccttaaagagcATTTcattccaactccctgccacggcagggacacctcccactgtcccaggctgctcccactgccagggatccagggcagccccagctgctctgggaaggcagagcagcagcaccagggaggaaGTGCAGAGCCCACCCTGCTGGGAAAGCGTGTCCCAAAGGAAacagctccagccagcacagctaAAAGTGGAGGTGGGAGGATAAGGAATGTGCAAAGGCATTTTGGCATCTCCTACACCATCCCAACAGGGGGGTTTGCTGCAATTCCTTATTCCCCAGAACTCCATCTCTGGGCGTTATTGACAGGGAGGTCATCCCATGGGATCACCCCATGGATGCAGCTGGAAGGGGCACAAGGAGGTCATCCCATGGGATCACCCCATGgatgcagctggaagggacccaaggAGGTCATCCCATGGGATCACCCCATGgatgcagctggaagggacccaaggAG GTCATCCCATGGGATCACCCCATGgatgcagctggaagggacccaaggAG GTCATCCCATGGGATCACCCCATGgatgcagctggaagggacccaaggAGGTCATCCCATGGGATCACCCCATGgatgcagctggaagggacccaaggAGCCCCAGATgcccacccagggctgcagagctgggcaggaacTCCCTTTACACAACCCTGGGATCaccaaggctggaaaagccctccaaggtCACCAAGTCCAAGCTGGGCCCGACCCCCCCTTGGCACCCAGCCCcgagcactgagtgccacatccagcccaCAAACACAAACCTGGGAAATTGA
- the LOC108961679 gene encoding uncharacterized protein LOC108961679 isoform X19, with amino-acid sequence MMELRGTGRNRPGFKAAQHSLTRHKNVPGEPRNPRLVWVGRDLKEHFIPTPCHGRDTSHCPRLLPLPGIQGSPSCSGKAEQQHQGGSAEPTLLGKRVPKETAPASTAKSGGGRIRNVQRHFGISYTIPTGGFAAIPYSPELHLWALLTGRSSHGITPWMQLEGAQGGHPMGSPHGCSWKGPKEVIPWDHPMDAAGRDPRRSSHGITPCMQLEGTQGGHPMGSPHGCSWKGPKEVIPWDHPMDAAGRGTRRSSHGITPCMQLEGTQGGHPMGSPHGCSWKGPKEPQMPTQGCRAGQELPLHNPGITKAGKALQGHQVQAGPDPPLAPSPEH; translated from the exons ATGATGGAGTTaagagggacaggcaggaatAGACCTGGCTTTAAGGCAGCTCAGCATTCCTTAACCCGCCACAAAAATGTCCCGGGAGAACCAcggaatcccagactggtttgggttggaagggaccttaaagagcATTTcattccaactccctgccacggcagggacacctcccactgtcccaggctgctcccactgccagggatccagggcagccccagctgctctgggaaggcagagcagcagcaccagggaggaaGTGCAGAGCCCACCCTGCTGGGAAAGCGTGTCCCAAAGGAAacagctccagccagcacagctaAAAGTGGAGGTGGGAGGATAAGGAATGTGCAAAGGCATTTTGGCATCTCCTACACCATCCCAACAGGGGGGTTTGCTGCAATTCCTTATTCCCCAGAACTCCATCTCTGGGCGTTATTGACAGGGAGGTCATCCCATGGGATCACCCCATGGATGCAGCTGGAAGGGGCACAAGGAGGTCATCCCATGGGATCACCCCATGgatgcagctggaagggacccaaggAGGTCATCCCATGGGATCACCCCATGgatgcagctggaagggacccaaggAG GTCATCCCATGGGATCACCCCATGCatgcagctggaagggacccaaggAGGTCATCCCATGGGATCACCCCATGgatgcagctggaagggacccaaggAG GTCATCCCATGGGATCACCCCATGGATGCAGCTGGAAGGGGCACAAGGAGGTCATCCCATGGGATCACCCCATGCatgcagctggaagggacccaaggAG GTCATCCCATGGGATCACCCCATGgatgcagctggaagggacccaaggAGCCCCAGATgcccacccagggctgcagagctgggcaggaacTCCCTTTACACAACCCTGGGATCaccaaggctggaaaagccctccaaggtCACCAAGTCCAAGCTGGGCCCGACCCCCCCTTGGCACCCAGCCCcgagcactga
- the LOC108961679 gene encoding uncharacterized protein LOC108961679 isoform X13, producing the protein MMELRGTGRNRPGFKAAQHSLTRHKNVPGEPRNPRLVWVGRDLKEHFIPTPCHGRDTSHCPRLLPLPGIQGSPSCSGKAEQQHQGGSAEPTLLGKRVPKETAPASTAKSGGGRIRNVQRHFGISYTIPTGGFAAIPYSPELHLWALLTGRSSHGITPWMQLEGAQGGHPMGSPHGCSWKGPKEVIPWDHPMDAAGRDPRRSSHGITPWMQLEGTQGGHPMGSPHGCSWKGHKEVIPWDHPMHAAGRDPRRSSHGITPWMQLEGTQGGHPMGSPHGCSWKGPKEPQMPTQGCRAGQELPLHNPGITKAGKALQGHQVQAGPDPPLAPSPEH; encoded by the exons ATGATGGAGTTaagagggacaggcaggaatAGACCTGGCTTTAAGGCAGCTCAGCATTCCTTAACCCGCCACAAAAATGTCCCGGGAGAACCAcggaatcccagactggtttgggttggaagggaccttaaagagcATTTcattccaactccctgccacggcagggacacctcccactgtcccaggctgctcccactgccagggatccagggcagccccagctgctctgggaaggcagagcagcagcaccagggaggaaGTGCAGAGCCCACCCTGCTGGGAAAGCGTGTCCCAAAGGAAacagctccagccagcacagctaAAAGTGGAGGTGGGAGGATAAGGAATGTGCAAAGGCATTTTGGCATCTCCTACACCATCCCAACAGGGGGGTTTGCTGCAATTCCTTATTCCCCAGAACTCCATCTCTGGGCGTTATTGACAGGGAGGTCATCCCATGGGATCACCCCATGGATGCAGCTGGAAGGGGCACAAGGAGGTCATCCCATGGGATCACCCCATGgatgcagctggaagggacccaaggAGGTCATCCCATGGGATCACCCCATGgatgcagctggaagggacccaaggAG GTCATCCCATGGGATCACCCCATGgatgcagctggaagggacccaaggAG GTCATCCCATGGGATCACCCCATGGATGCAGCTGGAAGGGGCACAAGGAGGTCATCCCATGGGATCACCCCATGCatgcagctggaagggacccaaggAG GTCATCCCATGGGATCACCCCATGgatgcagctggaagggacccaaggAGGTCATCCCATGGGATCACCCCATGgatgcagctggaagggacccaaggAGCCCCAGATgcccacccagggctgcagagctgggcaggaacTCCCTTTACACAACCCTGGGATCaccaaggctggaaaagccctccaaggtCACCAAGTCCAAGCTGGGCCCGACCCCCCCTTGGCACCCAGCCCcgagcactga
- the LOC108961679 gene encoding uncharacterized protein LOC108961679 isoform X16, whose translation MMELRGTGRNRPGFKAAQHSLTRHKNVPGEPRNPRLVWVGRDLKEHFIPTPCHGRDTSHCPRLLPLPGIQGSPSCSGKAEQQHQGGSAEPTLLGKRVPKETAPASTAKSGGGRIRNVQRHFGISYTIPTGGFAAIPYSPELHLWALLTGRSSHGITPWMQLEGAQGGHPMGSPHGCSWKGPKEVIPWDHPMDAAGRDPRRSSHGITPCMQLEGTQGGHPMGSPHGCSWKGPKEVIPWDHPMDAAGRDPRRSFHGITPWMQLEGAQGGHPMGSPHGCSWKGPKEPQMPTQGCRAGQELPLHNPGITKAGKALQGHQVQAGPDPPLAPSPEH comes from the exons ATGATGGAGTTaagagggacaggcaggaatAGACCTGGCTTTAAGGCAGCTCAGCATTCCTTAACCCGCCACAAAAATGTCCCGGGAGAACCAcggaatcccagactggtttgggttggaagggaccttaaagagcATTTcattccaactccctgccacggcagggacacctcccactgtcccaggctgctcccactgccagggatccagggcagccccagctgctctgggaaggcagagcagcagcaccagggaggaaGTGCAGAGCCCACCCTGCTGGGAAAGCGTGTCCCAAAGGAAacagctccagccagcacagctaAAAGTGGAGGTGGGAGGATAAGGAATGTGCAAAGGCATTTTGGCATCTCCTACACCATCCCAACAGGGGGGTTTGCTGCAATTCCTTATTCCCCAGAACTCCATCTCTGGGCGTTATTGACAGGGAGGTCATCCCATGGGATCACCCCATGGATGCAGCTGGAAGGGGCACAAGGAGGTCATCCCATGGGATCACCCCATGgatgcagctggaagggacccaaggAGGTCATCCCATGGGATCACCCCATGgatgcagctggaagggacccaaggAG GTCATCCCATGGGATCACCCCATGCatgcagctggaagggacccaaggAGGTCATCCCATGGGATCACCCCATGgatgcagctggaagggacccaaggAGGTCATCCCATGGGATCACCCCATGgatgcagctggaagggacccaaggAG GTCATTCCATGGGATCACCCCATGGATGCAGCTGGAAGGGGCACAAGGAG GTCATCCCATGGGATCACCCCATGgatgcagctggaagggacccaaggAGCCCCAGATgcccacccagggctgcagagctgggcaggaacTCCCTTTACACAACCCTGGGATCaccaaggctggaaaagccctccaaggtCACCAAGTCCAAGCTGGGCCCGACCCCCCCTTGGCACCCAGCCCcgagcactga
- the LOC108961679 gene encoding uncharacterized protein LOC108961679 isoform X17 yields MMELRGTGRNRPGFKAAQHSLTRHKNVPGEPRNPRLVWVGRDLKEHFIPTPCHGRDTSHCPRLLPLPGIQGSPSCSGKAEQQHQGGSAEPTLLGKRVPKETAPASTAKSGGGRIRNVQRHFGISYTIPTGGFAAIPYSPELHLWALLTGRSSHGITPWMQLEGAQGGHPMGSPHGCSWKGPKEVIPWDHPMDAAGRDPRRSSHGITPCMQLEGTQGGHPMGSPHGCSWKGPKEVIPWDHPMDAAGRDPRRSSHGITPWMQLEGAQGGHPMGSPHGCSWKGPKEPQMPTQGCRAGQELPLHNPGITKAGKALQGHQVQAGPDPPLAPSPEH; encoded by the exons ATGATGGAGTTaagagggacaggcaggaatAGACCTGGCTTTAAGGCAGCTCAGCATTCCTTAACCCGCCACAAAAATGTCCCGGGAGAACCAcggaatcccagactggtttgggttggaagggaccttaaagagcATTTcattccaactccctgccacggcagggacacctcccactgtcccaggctgctcccactgccagggatccagggcagccccagctgctctgggaaggcagagcagcagcaccagggaggaaGTGCAGAGCCCACCCTGCTGGGAAAGCGTGTCCCAAAGGAAacagctccagccagcacagctaAAAGTGGAGGTGGGAGGATAAGGAATGTGCAAAGGCATTTTGGCATCTCCTACACCATCCCAACAGGGGGGTTTGCTGCAATTCCTTATTCCCCAGAACTCCATCTCTGGGCGTTATTGACAGGGAGGTCATCCCATGGGATCACCCCATGGATGCAGCTGGAAGGGGCACAAGGAGGTCATCCCATGGGATCACCCCATGgatgcagctggaagggacccaaggAGGTCATCCCATGGGATCACCCCATGgatgcagctggaagggacccaaggAG GTCATCCCATGGGATCACCCCATGCatgcagctggaagggacccaaggAGGTCATCCCATGGGATCACCCCATGgatgcagctggaagggacccaaggAGGTCATCCCATGGGATCACCCCATGgatgcagctggaagggacccaaggAGGTCATCCCATGGGATCACCCCATGGATGCAGCTGGAAGGGGCACAAGGAG GTCATCCCATGGGATCACCCCATGgatgcagctggaagggacccaaggAGCCCCAGATgcccacccagggctgcagagctgggcaggaacTCCCTTTACACAACCCTGGGATCaccaaggctggaaaagccctccaaggtCACCAAGTCCAAGCTGGGCCCGACCCCCCCTTGGCACCCAGCCCcgagcactga
- the LOC108961679 gene encoding uncharacterized protein LOC108961679 isoform X18 has translation MMELRGTGRNRPGFKAAQHSLTRHKNVPGEPRNPRLVWVGRDLKEHFIPTPCHGRDTSHCPRLLPLPGIQGSPSCSGKAEQQHQGGSAEPTLLGKRVPKETAPASTAKSGGGRIRNVQRHFGISYTIPTGGFAAIPYSPELHLWALLTGRSSHGITPWMQLEGAQGGHPMGSPHGCSWKGPKEVIPWDHPMDAAGRDPRRSSHGITPWMQLEGTQGGHPMGSPHGCSWKGPKEVIPWDHPMHAAGRDPRRSFHGITPWMQLEGAQGGHPMGSPHGCSWKGPKEPQMPTQGCRAGQELPLHNPGITKAGKALQGHQVQAGPDPPLAPSPEH, from the exons ATGATGGAGTTaagagggacaggcaggaatAGACCTGGCTTTAAGGCAGCTCAGCATTCCTTAACCCGCCACAAAAATGTCCCGGGAGAACCAcggaatcccagactggtttgggttggaagggaccttaaagagcATTTcattccaactccctgccacggcagggacacctcccactgtcccaggctgctcccactgccagggatccagggcagccccagctgctctgggaaggcagagcagcagcaccagggaggaaGTGCAGAGCCCACCCTGCTGGGAAAGCGTGTCCCAAAGGAAacagctccagccagcacagctaAAAGTGGAGGTGGGAGGATAAGGAATGTGCAAAGGCATTTTGGCATCTCCTACACCATCCCAACAGGGGGGTTTGCTGCAATTCCTTATTCCCCAGAACTCCATCTCTGGGCGTTATTGACAGGGAGGTCATCCCATGGGATCACCCCATGGATGCAGCTGGAAGGGGCACAAGGAGGTCATCCCATGGGATCACCCCATGgatgcagctggaagggacccaaggAGGTCATCCCATGGGATCACCCCATGgatgcagctggaagggacccaaggAG GTCATCCCATGGGATCACCCCATGgatgcagctggaagggacccaaggAGGTCATCCCATGGGATCACCCCATGgatgcagctggaagggacccaaggAG GTCATCCCATGGGATCACCCCATGCatgcagctggaagggacccaaggAGGTCATTCCATGGGATCACCCCATGGATGCAGCTGGAAGGGGCACAAGGAG GTCATCCCATGGGATCACCCCATGgatgcagctggaagggacccaaggAGCCCCAGATgcccacccagggctgcagagctgggcaggaacTCCCTTTACACAACCCTGGGATCaccaaggctggaaaagccctccaaggtCACCAAGTCCAAGCTGGGCCCGACCCCCCCTTGGCACCCAGCCCcgagcactga
- the LOC108961679 gene encoding uncharacterized protein LOC108961679 isoform X14, translated as MMELRGTGRNRPGFKAAQHSLTRHKNVPGEPRNPRLVWVGRDLKEHFIPTPCHGRDTSHCPRLLPLPGIQGSPSCSGKAEQQHQGGSAEPTLLGKRVPKETAPASTAKSGGGRIRNVQRHFGISYTIPTGGFAAIPYSPELHLWALLTGRSSHGITPWMQLEGAQGGHPMGSPHGCSWKGPKEVIPWDHPMDAAGRDPRRSSHGITPWMQLEGTQGGHPMGSPHGCSWKGPKEVIPWDHPMHAAGRDPRRSSHGITPWMQLEGTQGGHPMGSPHGCSWKGPKEPQMPTQGCRAGQELPLHNPGITKAGKALQGHQVQAGPDPPLAPSPEH; from the exons ATGATGGAGTTaagagggacaggcaggaatAGACCTGGCTTTAAGGCAGCTCAGCATTCCTTAACCCGCCACAAAAATGTCCCGGGAGAACCAcggaatcccagactggtttgggttggaagggaccttaaagagcATTTcattccaactccctgccacggcagggacacctcccactgtcccaggctgctcccactgccagggatccagggcagccccagctgctctgggaaggcagagcagcagcaccagggaggaaGTGCAGAGCCCACCCTGCTGGGAAAGCGTGTCCCAAAGGAAacagctccagccagcacagctaAAAGTGGAGGTGGGAGGATAAGGAATGTGCAAAGGCATTTTGGCATCTCCTACACCATCCCAACAGGGGGGTTTGCTGCAATTCCTTATTCCCCAGAACTCCATCTCTGGGCGTTATTGACAGGGAGGTCATCCCATGGGATCACCCCATGGATGCAGCTGGAAGGGGCACAAGGAGGTCATCCCATGGGATCACCCCATGgatgcagctggaagggacccaaggAGGTCATCCCATGGGATCACCCCATGgatgcagctggaagggacccaaggAG GTCATCCCATGGGATCACCCCATGgatgcagctggaagggacccaaggAGGTCATCCCATGGGATCACCCCATGgatgcagctggaagggacccaaggAG GTCATCCCATGGGATCACCCCATGCatgcagctggaagggacccaaggAG GTCATCCCATGGGATCACCCCATGgatgcagctggaagggacccaaggAGGTCATCCCATGGGATCACCCCATGgatgcagctggaagggacccaaggAGCCCCAGATgcccacccagggctgcagagctgggcaggaacTCCCTTTACACAACCCTGGGATCaccaaggctggaaaagccctccaaggtCACCAAGTCCAAGCTGGGCCCGACCCCCCCTTGGCACCCAGCCCcgagcactga